One genomic window of Scatophagus argus isolate fScaArg1 chromosome 16, fScaArg1.pri, whole genome shotgun sequence includes the following:
- the LOC124072958 gene encoding mitochondrial import inner membrane translocase subunit tim16 isoform X2 encodes MAKYLAQIIVMGAQVVGRAFARALRQEFAASQAAAQARSRSGQQSAAASSITGMSLQEAQQILNVSTLTPEEIQKNYEHLFKVNDKSVGGSFYIQSKVVRAKERLDEELSIQTQEQKQQNTET; translated from the exons ATG GCTAAGTATCTCGCACAGATCATTGTGATGGGAGCGCAGGTGGTGGGACGTGCATTTGCTCGTGCTTTACGGCAAGAATTTGCAG CCAGTCAAGCAGCAGCGCAGGCCAGGAGCCGTTCAGGTCAGCAGTCTGCCGCAGCCTCTAGCATCACCGGGATGAGTTTACAAGAAGCACAGCAAATCCTCAACGTCTCCACGCTCACCCCTGAGGAGATTCAGAAG aACTACGAGCACCTGTTTAAAGTCAATGACAAGTCAGTGGGCGGTTCATTTTACATACAATCCAAA gtgGTGCGAGCTAAAGAGCGTCTAGACGAGGAACTAAGCATTCAGACgcaagaacaaaaacagcagaatacAGAAACATGA